Within the bacterium genome, the region ATATTAATATATGTTTGAAAATCCTCTAATGTTGGAATAGGAAGCATCCAGAAATATAGATGGCAGAGTATGGCAAGAAAGAAAGGGATGAGTAGATATTTAAGATAAGGAATAGAGATATAGATAGGTTCTTGCTTTGGAAGAATCTTAGTTAAAATCCAAAAGAGCAGAAGATAGAGAGAAAAAAGAAAAAATTTTGTTTTTATCCCTCCAATATAATAAGAGGGGTAGATGAGATAAGAATAAAAAAAGACAAAAAGGAGCAATCTTCTCATATTTTTAGCTTCTCCTTCCCTCTGTTAACTATAGTTTAAATTTTTTAAGGCCAATAAAAGCCATCCTTAAAAGCAAAAGTCCATGTCTAAATCTTTGTATCTTTATCTTTCCATATGTCCTTGGTTTATATCTTACGGGAATCTCAACAATTTTAAGATTTAATTTTGCTGCCCCAAAAAAAAGATCAAAGTCTCCAAATGGGTCAAAATCCCCAAAAAATCTTTGATTTTCTTTAATTCTTTCATAATCCCTTTTAAATAAAACCTTTGTTCCACAAAGGGTATCTGTAATCCTTTGCTCAAGAATGAATGAAAACATTAAACCAAAGGCTCTATTAGCTATCTTGTTTAAAAATCTCATTGAATCCTTCTCTAATGGATAAACCAACCTTGAACCATTGATAAACTCACCCTTTCCTTCGGAAATGACAAGATAGAATTTTGACAGCTCTTCAGGAGGAACAGTAAGGTCAGAATCCAAGATAAATAAAATATCCCCTGATGCGCTATCTAAACCCTTCATTACTGCATCCTTCTTACCAACCCTATCTTGAAAAATAAGCTTGATATTCTTCTCTGGATAAAGCCTTATCATCTCCTCAATCTTTTCAATTGTTCCATCCGTAGAATGGCCATCAATAAAGATAAGCTCGGTTTCTTTTCCCATTTTAGGTGTTCTTTTTACCGCACCCTCTATATTTCCCGCCTCATTTTTTGTCGGGATAATTACTGAGCAGGTATAATCTTTTAATTCTATCTTTCTACTCCCTTCTTTTGCCACAACATATTCTATCAAACAGAGGTTTTTTATCAAAGGAAGATAGGCAAAGCACCTATTGAAAATAAAAGAAATAAGAGGAAGGAATTTAGGAAAAAGAAGCCTATAGCCAGACCTTATTACCTCATAGCCATTTAGAATCAAAAGGTTTTCTATA harbors:
- a CDS encoding glycosyltransferase; translated protein: DKIATERDKWKRKNKYYYQEIERLFKFIIPPNSSILEIGCSTGDFIGQLKPKRGVGIDFSTEMIRIARNKYPKYEFLVDDAEDLHINEKFDYVIMSDLIGHLDDVWQAFRELQKVTKPETRIIITYYNYLWEPILKIGEILGLKMKEYHQNWLCLSDIENLLILNGYEVIRSGYRLLFPKFLPLISFIFNRCFAYLPLIKNLCLIEYVVAKEGSRKIELKDYTCSVIIPTKNEAGNIEGAVKRTPKMGKETELIFIDGHSTDGTIEKIEEMIRLYPEKNIKLIFQDRVGKKDAVMKGLDSASGDILFILDSDLTVPPEELSKFYLVISEGKGEFINGSRLVYPLEKDSMRFLNKIANRAFGLMFSFILEQRITDTLCGTKVLFKRDYERIKENQRFFGDFDPFGDFDLFFGAAKLNLKIVEIPVRYKPRTYGKIKIQRFRHGLLLLRMAFIGLKKFKL